The DNA segment TAGTCCCAGTTCTTTCATTCTCTTGCGTATATTTGGTAAATTGTCTGCATCTGCTTGACTAGGTACTGTTAGGCGAACGATTTCGGATCCAGCTTTTTCTAAATCGGAAATTTGTTTGATACTTGCTTCCGTATCTCTTGTGTTAGATGTAATCATGGATTGGATGCGGATTGGGTTTTTCCCACCAATTCCTACACCACCCACCATCACTTCCCGGGTAGGACGTCTTTTATAGAAAAATGGCGATTCGTTATATTTGGTGCTCATTTGAATCTTATGTTCTCATTATCTAGGAAATTAAATTCGAAATTTTGGGCAAGCAGTATGAAAAAAATCTGTGGGTTTCAATTTCCAACCTCCCTGGACCGAAAATCTATTTAGGAAGAATACCGGGCTTTTTGATACGATGAATACGGAAGTAAAACAAGGTTTACAGCGAAAATACCGGGTGCAGGTCACTGTGGCGATCTACCGCGAAGGAAGTTTGTCCTACAAAAGTGAAATTCTGTCACCAGCCTATTATGACAAACGCCAAGAAGCTCGTGACCATATCCGTCAAGAAATACGAGAAAGATTAGCTCATTCTAAATTCTTCCGTTCCACTCGTTTGGATTATGATCTTGTAAGATATACAGAAGAGGGAAGTTGTAATACCTTCCTTCGTTATAGCATTCAAGATTCAGAAATTTGAATCCTCAGAAAAAATTATACGATTGGTACCAAGTCCATAAAAGGGACTTACCCTTTCGAAAGAAAAAACAAGCATACCCTATTTGGATTTCTGAAGTGATGCTTCAGCAAACTCGTGTTAATGCGATGTTGCCTTTGTACGATTCTTTTATCAAACGTTTCCCAAATCCAGAATCATTGGCTTCTGCGGAAGAAGAGGAGGTATTGGCTTTTTGGAAAGGACTTGGTTACTATAGTCGGGCCCGGAATTTGAGAAAGGCGGCAATCTTTCTTGTTCAAAATTACAATGGGTCTTTTCCAAAAGATCTGAACTCTGTTTTGAAACTCCCAGGAATTGGAAATTATACAGCAAGGGCCATACTTTCGATAGCCTACGATTTACCTTTAGCCGTGTTAGATGGAAATGTGAAACGAGTTTTGTCCCGTTACTACGGATATACTGAAAATATTTTAGGGCCTAAAGCCGATCGTGACTTACAAGAGAAAGCGGATCTCTTTTTAAATTCAGAACATCCGGGTGACCACAACCAAGCTTTAATGGAATTAGGTGCTACCCTATGTTTGCCGGAATCACCTAAATGTTTGTTATGCCCACTCAGTGAATTTTGTTTTGCAAGAATCCACCAAAAAACTGCAGAAATCCCACTTAGAAAAAAAGAGAAAAAACAAATCCAACTTTTTTCAGAGATTTTTGTTCTTTCGAACCAAAAACAAATCTTACTCGTTCGTGAACCCAAAACGCGGTTTTTAAAAGAAATGTTCCATCTTCCTTATGGAATGGTCGGTGATATTCCTGAAGAAGCCTATGCCCCAAGTCCTTTTTTTCTTGCTCTGAAAGAAATCGTAAAAGACCCAAAGACAATCGGTACATTCAAACATACCATCACCCACCATAAGTTGGATTTTTCCGTTTTGACCTATCCATTGCCAGTGAGGGGAGAAATCGAAAAATTGACAAAGAAATTCGGTGTAGAAAGTAAGTGGGTCACTCTTTCCAGTCTGGATACTGAATTTCCCTCCTCACTCGCTTCGAAAGTAAAAAAGTTTTTGCTTTACTTAGAATCATAATTCGATACCATTCACGGGCTATGCTCGAGATCATTGTTTGGATCGAACATGTAATCGCAAATATCCCTTTGCCAATTCTTGAGGTTTGGGGGCGGTTTTCTTTTTTATTAGGTTCTATTCTTTCGATCTTTGCATTTGCAGGTTTTACTTTCCGGAATGGAAAAAACTTTCGAATCTCTCGAGAAGTTTGGAATTGGAATCTGACAAGTTTTTATTGGTTTGTCATTACCTTTGTATCCATCTTCCTCACTGGTTATTTGGGAAGTTCTATCGTTTTAATCCCTGGGGCCCAAACACTAGAAAGTCTCAAGGATCTTTCGGTTTTCCTTTGTTTGAATTTTTTTGGTTATCCGGCTCTTCTTGCCGTTCCATTTGCCTATGGACTCTCTGACTTAATTGAAGGAGTGCCACCAGAATTTTTATGGGACTGGTTGCCTGGATATTTTATCAATCCTACACTCTTTTGGTTGTCCTATCAGATGATAGGAAAGTCACCTGATTTTCGTAAGGTGAGAGTTTGGTTTTATTATTTTTTCTTTGTTCTTCTTTTTTTATTTCTCGAACCATTTTTATGGGGATACTTATGTTCGGAACAATTTGGTTCTGAAATTTCCTATCACACTGTTAGTTCAGCTCTTTTGTTTACCACTGGGATCACTTGGATTTTGGCTCCTTTCGTGATGTTCGTTAGTTTTCCACTCGTCAGAAGGTTGGGTTTTTTTTGGGCTGAAGTTCCGGGGCAAGTCAAAGAAGTCACTTTGTCCGATCCACCTTGGATTTGGATTTCTGGACCTAATGGACAAAAAAAAACCGACAAAGAATCTGATTTAAAAACAGGAATTTCCTTACAATTATTTATTGTGACACCTTTTGTTTGTTTGGTGCTGGTTCTAGTTGGAATTACTTCTTATGTTACCTTAAAAAATGCAGAACAAACAGCATTCCAAATGGTTGAGGTCCTTCATCGGCAGTGGTCAAAAAATATCAATTTAAGTTTGGATCGTTATTTCTCTGAGATCCCAAACAAATCCGAAAAACACTACGAACAAAGTAAACTTGTGGAAGTGCTCGATGGATCGAAAGTGAATCCGCAAGGTAAGGTTTTTTTACTAGATGCCCATTTGAATCCTTTGGCTTCACTTTCCTCTGAAGCCAACAAATCCAGGGTATTAGAAGTTGTAAGAGTCGAACTCAAAAAATTAGAAAACGAAATTACTGCTTCGGAAAAACGTTTCAGTTTTGCCGTTGTGACCAAAAAGCCACTTTCTCGTGAAAACTGGAATGCTATGGTTACGATTTATTCGCACCCACAACTCAAAGAAAAAACATATCTCATCACTTTATTTCCTTATTCATTTTATTTAAGCGGAGTGTTTACGGGGAATAGTGAATCAGCGATGGTGTTTGCATGGGCAATTTTACTCAGTTTAATTTTGGCAGCGGTCATTTCTGAATTTGTAACAAGACCAGTTCTATCTTTTGCGAAAGCTTCCAAATCCTTAGCAAAAGGGGATTGGAATTATCCAGTAGGCGAAAGTATGATTGCTGAGCTTAAAGATCTTTCTGAGGCTTTTCGGTTTATGTCTTCGGAGCTCAGACAAAGTTTTGAACGAGTGGAAGAAAGCCAAAGATTGGTGATGGAAACCAATTCCAATTTGGAAGAAAAAATTGTCCTA comes from the Leptospira bourretii genome and includes:
- the mutY gene encoding A/G-specific adenine glycosylase, with product MNPQKKLYDWYQVHKRDLPFRKKKQAYPIWISEVMLQQTRVNAMLPLYDSFIKRFPNPESLASAEEEEVLAFWKGLGYYSRARNLRKAAIFLVQNYNGSFPKDLNSVLKLPGIGNYTARAILSIAYDLPLAVLDGNVKRVLSRYYGYTENILGPKADRDLQEKADLFLNSEHPGDHNQALMELGATLCLPESPKCLLCPLSEFCFARIHQKTAEIPLRKKEKKQIQLFSEIFVLSNQKQILLVREPKTRFLKEMFHLPYGMVGDIPEEAYAPSPFFLALKEIVKDPKTIGTFKHTITHHKLDFSVLTYPLPVRGEIEKLTKKFGVESKWVTLSSLDTEFPSSLASKVKKFLLYLES
- a CDS encoding sensor histidine kinase, translating into MLEIIVWIEHVIANIPLPILEVWGRFSFLLGSILSIFAFAGFTFRNGKNFRISREVWNWNLTSFYWFVITFVSIFLTGYLGSSIVLIPGAQTLESLKDLSVFLCLNFFGYPALLAVPFAYGLSDLIEGVPPEFLWDWLPGYFINPTLFWLSYQMIGKSPDFRKVRVWFYYFFFVLLFLFLEPFLWGYLCSEQFGSEISYHTVSSALLFTTGITWILAPFVMFVSFPLVRRLGFFWAEVPGQVKEVTLSDPPWIWISGPNGQKKTDKESDLKTGISLQLFIVTPFVCLVLVLVGITSYVTLKNAEQTAFQMVEVLHRQWSKNINLSLDRYFSEIPNKSEKHYEQSKLVEVLDGSKVNPQGKVFLLDAHLNPLASLSSEANKSRVLEVVRVELKKLENEITASEKRFSFAVVTKKPLSRENWNAMVTIYSHPQLKEKTYLITLFPYSFYLSGVFTGNSESAMVFAWAILLSLILAAVISEFVTRPVLSFAKASKSLAKGDWNYPVGESMIAELKDLSEAFRFMSSELRQSFERVEESQRLVMETNSNLEEKIVLRTEALIESNRSLVEMIETKEKILIDLHKTQTQLLQSEKLAALGQFAAGITHELNTPLGAITSSVHSMSEILKNDITSLPDFLESLDATEKEDFHFFLNLGVSFGSRHAGLLNRTEKKERIGILNSHQIENPEEVMEDLTSLGILQLDEPILKVLKRPKSGIILQNVLILGSLYRLAYVIQTATEKASHVVNALKHYLYTDRLETETNFQNVHIPTELDSILTLYQTKIKNDVEVTKLYKTTDYCLAERDKLNQVWINIINNALQAMEYRGKLTISVFSNEDMVITSIQDTGKGIVPEIRDKIFLPFFTTKKHGEGIGLGLDICKQIVEKMKGTIEFSSDDQGTEFRVYLPKVIEGERD